In a single window of the Flavobacterium sp. W4I14 genome:
- a CDS encoding hypothetical protein (product_source=Hypo-rule applied) codes for MWLKLSTLVQMVLFIVHKAFMEEYRTLIHGFIIRSAIAATYRLGPVLLYAAILLGNPLDKQSTAAQKGFPLPSGLLNLGREFLNRKMDQVLRKICGPPLTLLNFLMVKSRYSSFIIKGLRALRNTRHQTP; via the coding sequence ATGTGGCTGAAATTATCAACATTGGTACAAATGGTTTTATTTATTGTACACAAAGCATTTATGGAAGAATATAGAACGCTTATACATGGGTTTATTATTAGAAGCGCAATAGCAGCAACATATAGGCTGGGTCCTGTCCTGCTGTACGCTGCAATCCTTTTGGGAAACCCTTTGGATAAACAATCTACCGCTGCCCAAAAGGGATTTCCGCTGCCATCAGGGCTATTGAACTTGGGACGGGAGTTTCTAAACCGGAAGATGGATCAGGTTCTGCGCAAAATCTGCGGTCCCCCCTTAACTCTTCTTAACTTCTTAATGGTGAAAAGCCGATATAGCTCATTTATCATTAAGGGATTAAGGGCATTAAGGAACACCCGGCACCAGACCCCTTAA
- a CDS encoding acyl-[acyl-carrier-protein] desaturase (product_source=KO:K03921; cath_funfam=1.10.620.20; ko=KO:K03921; pfam=PF03405; superfamily=47240): MSFFADKRREVMLHIEKYMLESMGTYLKPIDTNWQPSDFLPDSTSETFYQDVRILRDNAKDLSYDLVAVLIGDTITEEALPTYESWLAMVDGHSRDEEGGWMKWVRHWTAEENRHGDLLNKYLYLSGRVDMRQMEISTQYLIADGFDIGTGHDPYRNFIYTSFQELATNVSHRRVASLAKKDGDTLLSRMCGVIASDEARHAKAYKDFMNRIFEVDPNEAMLAFEDMMRKKIVMPAHFLREVGLKIGQTFGHFTDAAQRLGVYTAIDYVEIMQQLIEDWKIEGMRDLNEAGEKARDYIMALPSRLLRVAERMKNPTIDYKFTWIAG; encoded by the coding sequence ATGAGTTTTTTTGCAGATAAAAGAAGGGAAGTAATGTTGCATATCGAAAAATATATGCTGGAGTCGATGGGAACTTATTTGAAACCAATCGATACCAACTGGCAACCTTCTGATTTTTTACCAGATTCTACTAGTGAAACATTTTATCAAGATGTGAGAATTTTGAGGGATAATGCAAAAGATCTTTCTTACGATTTGGTAGCCGTTTTAATTGGCGATACCATTACTGAAGAAGCTTTACCAACATACGAATCTTGGTTAGCCATGGTTGATGGACATAGTAGAGACGAAGAAGGTGGCTGGATGAAATGGGTTCGCCATTGGACTGCAGAGGAAAATCGTCATGGTGACTTATTAAATAAATATTTATACCTATCAGGCCGTGTAGATATGCGCCAAATGGAAATTTCCACACAGTATCTTATTGCTGATGGTTTCGATATTGGTACCGGGCATGATCCATACCGTAACTTTATCTACACTTCTTTTCAGGAATTGGCTACCAATGTATCGCACAGAAGGGTAGCTTCTTTAGCTAAAAAAGACGGTGATACGTTATTATCTAGAATGTGTGGTGTAATTGCATCAGACGAGGCCAGACATGCAAAAGCTTATAAAGATTTCATGAACCGTATTTTCGAGGTTGATCCTAACGAAGCAATGTTGGCTTTTGAAGATATGATGCGCAAGAAAATTGTAATGCCAGCGCATTTCTTACGTGAGGTAGGTTTGAAAATTGGTCAAACATTTGGTCACTTTACAGATGCTGCACAACGTTTAGGTGTTTATACTGCCATTGACTATGTTGAAATTATGCAACAGCTGATTGAAGATTGGAAAATTGAGGGGATGCGTGATTTAAACGAAGCTGGTGAAAAAGCCCGCGATTATATTATGGCTTTACCTTCGCGTTTATTACGTGTTGCCGAGCGAATGAAAAACCCTACTATAGACTATAAATTTACCTGGATTGCTGGTTAG
- a CDS encoding methylmalonyl-CoA mutase (product_source=KO:K11942; cath_funfam=3.20.20.240,3.40.50.280,3.40.50.300; cog=COG1703,COG1884,COG2185; ko=KO:K11942; pfam=PF01642,PF02310,PF03308; smart=SM00382; superfamily=51703,52540; tigrfam=TIGR00640,TIGR00641,TIGR00750), whose product MQQVEIYKPKNKIRFVTAASLFDGHDATINIMRRILQSSGAEVIHLGHNRSVDEVVNCAIQEDVQGIAMTSYQGGHIEYFKYMYDLLQERGSGHIKIFAGGGGVILPSEIEELQAYGISKIYSPDDGRKMGLQGMINDMLIQTDFITKVSITNELETIPTKDIKAIAGAITVAENDPEGAQKFVDELKKLSKNNTAPILGITGTGGAGKSSLVDELVRRFLVEVKDKTLAIISVDPSKRKTGGALLGDRIRMNAINNPRVYMRSLATRQANLALSKNVQESIDICKAAGYDLIIVETSGIGQSDTEITEHCDVSLYVMTPEFGAATQLEKIDMLDFADLVAINKFDKRGALDALRDVRKQYKRNHNIFDAKDDEIPVYGTMASQFNDPGMNNLFVALMEQIRVKTGTDFKAKMELTSDQSEKIYIIPPDRIRYLAEIAESSQTYNEWVDKQATIARKMYQLKGVIDLADDINSPLLEGYPQDGVVKNLNATYAFFEEQLDGECRRLLRQWPDTKRAYKEEFFIYKVRDKEIKQPLFYESLSKLNIPKVSLPRYEDWGDILRWLLTENLPGEFPYAAGVFPLKREGEDPTRMFAGEGGPERTNKRFHYVSLGQPAHRLSTAFDSVTLYGEDPHIRPDIYGKIGNSGVSIATLDDAKKLYSGFDLCAPSTSVSMTINGPAPMLLGFFMNAAIDQQCEKYIIENDLTKEVEAKIDAIYKAKNIPRPTYNGALPEGNNGLGLMLLGLTGDQVLPADIYAQIRAKAISSVRGTVQADILKEDQAQNTCIFSTEFALRMMGDIQKYFIDEKVRNFYSVSISGYHIAEAGANPISQLAFTLSNGFTFVEYYLSRGMHIDDFAPNLSFFFSNGIDPEYAVIGRVARRIWAKAIKNKYKGNDRSQKLKYHIQTSGRSLHAQEIDFNDIRTTLQALYAIYDNCNSLHTNAYDEAITTPTEESVRRAMAIQLIINRELGLAKNENPLQGAFIIEELTDLVEDAVLTEFKRINDRGGVLGAMETMYQRGKIQEESLYYETLKHTGEYPIVGVNTFLNKNGSPTIVPGEVIRATEDEKQYQISALQKFQDRNEDRAADLLKQLQKSAIAGDNIFEQLMEVCKVCSLGQISKALYEVGGQYRRNM is encoded by the coding sequence ATGCAACAAGTAGAAATATATAAGCCTAAAAATAAAATCCGTTTCGTAACTGCCGCTTCCCTTTTTGATGGACACGATGCGACCATTAATATTATGCGCCGTATCCTCCAATCTTCAGGCGCTGAAGTGATCCACCTTGGCCATAACAGATCGGTTGATGAAGTGGTAAACTGTGCCATTCAGGAAGATGTTCAGGGCATTGCAATGACTTCCTATCAAGGCGGACACATTGAATACTTTAAATACATGTACGATCTCTTGCAAGAAAGAGGATCAGGCCATATTAAAATATTTGCAGGTGGCGGTGGCGTAATCTTACCTTCAGAGATAGAAGAACTACAGGCTTATGGGATTTCTAAAATCTACTCTCCGGATGATGGCCGTAAGATGGGTTTGCAGGGCATGATCAACGATATGCTGATCCAAACCGATTTCATCACCAAAGTCAGTATTACTAACGAGCTCGAAACCATTCCTACAAAAGATATTAAAGCTATTGCTGGGGCCATTACCGTTGCAGAAAATGATCCCGAAGGTGCACAGAAATTTGTAGATGAATTAAAAAAACTATCCAAAAACAACACCGCTCCTATTCTAGGTATCACCGGAACGGGCGGAGCCGGAAAATCATCACTTGTAGATGAGCTTGTCCGCCGTTTCCTGGTAGAAGTGAAAGATAAAACATTAGCGATTATCTCTGTCGATCCTTCCAAAAGAAAAACGGGAGGCGCTTTATTGGGCGATCGTATCCGGATGAATGCCATCAATAATCCGAGGGTTTACATGCGTTCTTTAGCCACCCGGCAGGCCAACCTTGCACTATCCAAAAACGTTCAGGAAAGTATCGATATCTGCAAAGCAGCTGGTTATGATTTAATTATTGTAGAAACCTCAGGAATTGGCCAATCAGATACCGAAATTACCGAACACTGTGATGTTTCCTTATACGTAATGACCCCAGAATTTGGTGCTGCTACACAGTTGGAGAAAATCGACATGTTGGATTTCGCTGATCTGGTAGCCATTAACAAATTTGATAAAAGAGGCGCTTTAGATGCACTGCGGGATGTACGCAAACAATACAAACGCAATCACAATATTTTTGATGCGAAGGATGATGAAATTCCAGTTTATGGAACTATGGCATCACAATTTAATGATCCCGGCATGAATAACCTATTTGTGGCCTTAATGGAGCAGATCAGGGTAAAAACCGGAACTGATTTCAAGGCTAAAATGGAGCTCACTTCTGATCAATCAGAGAAAATTTACATCATACCCCCTGATCGCATCCGCTATCTGGCAGAAATTGCCGAATCGAGTCAAACGTATAACGAATGGGTAGATAAACAGGCAACCATTGCCCGGAAAATGTACCAATTAAAAGGTGTAATCGATTTGGCTGATGATATTAATTCCCCTCTTCTAGAAGGGTATCCGCAGGACGGGGTGGTAAAAAACTTAAATGCAACATACGCTTTCTTCGAAGAACAATTAGATGGTGAATGCAGGCGTTTATTGCGCCAATGGCCAGATACCAAAAGAGCTTACAAAGAAGAGTTTTTCATTTATAAAGTCCGAGATAAAGAGATTAAACAACCCTTATTTTACGAATCACTTTCAAAGCTGAATATCCCTAAAGTTTCACTACCGAGATATGAAGATTGGGGCGATATTTTAAGGTGGCTGTTAACCGAAAACCTTCCAGGCGAATTTCCATATGCGGCAGGTGTATTCCCCTTAAAAAGAGAGGGCGAAGATCCTACACGGATGTTTGCAGGAGAAGGTGGTCCCGAAAGAACCAACAAACGTTTTCATTATGTTTCTTTAGGTCAGCCCGCGCACCGTTTATCTACAGCTTTTGATTCTGTTACCCTTTACGGAGAAGATCCACACATTCGCCCTGATATTTATGGCAAAATCGGAAACTCGGGTGTAAGTATTGCTACTTTGGATGATGCTAAAAAACTGTATTCGGGTTTTGATCTTTGTGCCCCATCCACTTCGGTATCCATGACCATTAACGGTCCTGCTCCGATGTTACTGGGCTTTTTCATGAATGCAGCAATCGATCAGCAATGCGAAAAATACATTATCGAAAACGATTTAACTAAGGAAGTTGAAGCTAAAATTGATGCAATCTATAAAGCAAAAAATATACCGAGGCCAACCTATAATGGCGCATTACCAGAAGGAAACAATGGCTTAGGTTTAATGCTTTTGGGCCTTACAGGAGATCAGGTTTTACCTGCGGATATTTATGCACAGATTAGGGCTAAAGCCATCAGTTCGGTTAGGGGAACCGTTCAGGCCGATATTTTAAAGGAAGATCAGGCACAGAATACTTGTATTTTCTCTACAGAATTTGCCCTGAGGATGATGGGTGATATCCAAAAATACTTCATCGATGAAAAAGTGAGGAATTTCTACTCGGTATCCATTTCAGGCTATCATATTGCAGAAGCGGGTGCTAATCCTATCTCGCAACTTGCATTTACACTAAGTAATGGTTTCACCTTTGTAGAATATTATTTAAGCAGAGGCATGCATATTGATGACTTTGCTCCTAATCTATCTTTCTTCTTCTCCAATGGAATCGATCCAGAGTACGCTGTTATCGGTCGTGTAGCCAGAAGAATCTGGGCCAAAGCCATCAAGAATAAATACAAGGGAAATGATCGCTCGCAGAAGCTTAAATACCATATTCAAACTTCCGGTCGTTCATTACATGCCCAGGAAATCGATTTTAATGATATTCGCACTACTTTACAGGCTCTTTATGCCATTTATGACAACTGTAATTCGCTACATACCAATGCTTATGATGAAGCCATTACAACGCCTACAGAAGAATCGGTAAGGAGGGCCATGGCGATCCAATTGATTATCAATAGAGAATTGGGGCTAGCAAAGAATGAAAATCCTTTGCAAGGTGCTTTCATCATCGAAGAATTAACTGATCTGGTAGAAGATGCTGTTCTTACAGAATTTAAACGCATCAACGATCGTGGTGGGGTATTGGGTGCAATGGAAACGATGTACCAGCGTGGAAAAATTCAGGAAGAAAGTCTGTATTACGAAACGCTTAAACATACAGGCGAATATCCTATTGTAGGCGTTAATACCTTTTTAAACAAGAATGGTTCACCTACTATTGTTCCCGGAGAAGTAATCCGTGCTACGGAAGATGAAAAACAGTATCAGATCTCGGCATTGCAAAAATTCCAGGACCGTAATGAAGACCGTGCTGCAGACCTGCTAAAACAACTCCAGAAATCGGCTATTGCCGGCGACAACATCTTCGAACAGCTCATGGAGGTTTGTAAGGTATGTTCATTAGGCCAGATCAGCAAGGCACTTTACGAAGTTGGTGGCCAATACAGAAGAAACATGTAA
- a CDS encoding putative glyoxalase superfamily protein PhnB (product_source=COG2764; cath_funfam=3.10.180.10; cog=COG2764; pfam=PF00903; superfamily=54593), whose translation MSTYIATKLTPMLESHDMQATLKFYTEALNFTCDVKLDDLSWLTLRKDEIEIMFCSPNKHRNIPKSIMSGSLYINTNEVTTHSESVKDQCEICYPLEDFDCGMREFAIYDNNGYLLQFGQGL comes from the coding sequence ATGTCAACATACATCGCAACCAAACTTACACCCATGCTCGAATCGCATGATATGCAAGCAACATTAAAGTTTTATACAGAAGCTTTAAACTTCACTTGTGATGTAAAACTTGACGATCTGAGTTGGCTAACCCTCCGAAAAGATGAGATCGAAATTATGTTTTGCTCTCCAAACAAGCATCGCAATATCCCTAAATCAATTATGAGCGGTTCACTGTACATCAATACAAACGAGGTGACTACACACTCGGAAAGTGTAAAAGATCAATGTGAAATCTGTTATCCGCTCGAAGATTTTGACTGTGGTATGAGAGAATTTGCCATTTACGATAATAACGGTTATTTACTGCAATTCGGGCAGGGTTTATAG
- a CDS encoding putative AlkP superfamily pyrophosphatase or phosphodiesterase (product_source=COG1524; cath_funfam=3.40.720.10; cleavage_site_network=SignalP-noTM; cog=COG1524; pfam=PF01663; superfamily=53649), with amino-acid sequence MKKISCLIFSISIFSIALTSAQTKKPSTAQPKAFPAEVARPKLVVGLVVDQMRWDYLYRYYNRYTNGGFKRLINEGFSVENTFIPYTPTYTACGHTCIYTGSVPAVHGIIGNDWYDPETKKNVYCTEDSSVSTVGSTPSSEGNMSPKNMLTTTITDELRLATNFKGKVIGISLKDRGSILPAGHAANAAYWYQGSTGNWITSTYYMKEVPTWIADYNKLKLANKFYAKNWETLYPMNSYVNSTADEKAYEGKSSTFPHQLTQNIDKNFDAIRSTPYGNTITLDLAKLAILSEDLGQDNITDFLAVSCSSTDYVGHAYGPNSVEAEDTYLRLDKDFEEFFNYLDKKVGKGNYTVFLTADHGAAHVPGFMQENKLPSGVVSDRYIANKLNTYLNDKFKVNNLVLKSQNNQIIFDHDKTDKSDVSFDVIKSASIEFLKRLDGFQNAVDIAKISQSTLQEIQKKMITNGYNARRSGDIYYVLQPNWFNGGSTGTTHGNWNPYDSHIPLVFMGWGIKAGASNKTHYMTDIAPTLAALLHIQMPNGTVGEPITEITNK; translated from the coding sequence ATGAAGAAAATATCCTGTCTAATCTTTTCCATTTCTATTTTTTCGATCGCACTCACCTCAGCCCAAACTAAAAAACCTTCCACAGCACAACCTAAAGCATTCCCTGCCGAGGTGGCCCGTCCTAAATTGGTGGTTGGCTTAGTGGTTGATCAAATGCGTTGGGATTATTTATATCGCTACTATAACCGCTATACCAATGGTGGCTTTAAAAGATTAATTAATGAAGGTTTTTCTGTAGAAAATACTTTTATTCCTTATACACCAACTTATACGGCCTGTGGCCACACATGTATCTACACAGGCTCTGTTCCGGCTGTACATGGTATTATCGGTAATGACTGGTACGATCCTGAAACCAAAAAAAATGTATACTGTACAGAAGATTCTTCTGTATCAACTGTTGGGAGTACTCCATCTTCTGAAGGAAATATGTCGCCAAAAAATATGTTAACCACTACCATTACCGATGAACTGAGGCTAGCTACAAATTTTAAAGGTAAAGTAATTGGCATTTCATTAAAAGACAGGGGTTCGATCCTTCCCGCAGGCCATGCGGCAAATGCCGCATATTGGTATCAGGGTAGCACCGGAAACTGGATTACCAGTACTTATTACATGAAAGAAGTGCCAACATGGATTGCCGATTACAATAAATTGAAATTGGCAAACAAGTTCTATGCAAAAAACTGGGAAACATTGTATCCAATGAATTCCTATGTTAATAGCACAGCAGATGAGAAAGCATACGAAGGCAAATCAAGCACCTTCCCTCACCAGCTTACCCAAAATATTGATAAAAATTTCGATGCGATCAGAAGCACGCCTTACGGCAATACCATTACCTTAGATCTTGCCAAATTAGCAATCCTTTCTGAAGATTTAGGACAAGATAACATTACCGATTTCTTAGCCGTAAGTTGCTCATCTACTGATTATGTTGGTCATGCTTATGGTCCGAACTCAGTAGAGGCTGAAGACACCTATTTACGTTTAGATAAAGATTTCGAGGAGTTTTTCAACTATCTCGATAAAAAAGTAGGTAAAGGAAACTATACTGTATTTTTAACCGCCGATCATGGTGCCGCGCATGTACCGGGCTTTATGCAAGAGAACAAATTACCTTCGGGCGTAGTAAGTGACCGTTATATAGCAAACAAATTAAATACTTACTTAAATGATAAATTTAAAGTAAACAATCTGGTTTTAAAATCTCAGAATAACCAGATCATTTTCGATCATGATAAAACCGATAAAAGTGATGTGAGTTTCGATGTAATTAAATCGGCATCTATAGAATTCTTAAAAAGATTAGACGGTTTCCAAAATGCAGTTGATATTGCTAAAATATCGCAAAGCACACTTCAGGAAATCCAGAAAAAGATGATTACCAATGGATACAATGCCCGTAGAAGCGGCGATATCTACTATGTTTTACAACCAAACTGGTTTAACGGTGGCAGCACAGGAACCACACACGGAAACTGGAACCCATACGATTCGCACATTCCATTGGTTTTTATGGGCTGGGGAATCAAAGCTGGAGCATCCAATAAAACACATTACATGACTGATATTGCACCAACTTTAGCGGCTTTACTACATATTCAAATGCCAAATGGAACGGTCGGGGAGCCAATAACAGAAATTACAAACAAATAA
- a CDS encoding hypothetical protein (product_source=Hypo-rule applied; cath_funfam=2.80.10.50; pfam=PF11958,PF14200; smart=SM00089,SM00458; superfamily=49265,50370; transmembrane_helix_parts=Inside_1_6,TMhelix_7_29,Outside_30_552) encodes MKPFTTFSWLLPAWIILLFSILSCQKNIIAETTQLSIPKKSSVNTALVSGENAAPSEHLYFSFPSDAIAKLHKIKITQSAYAEYFSVHNYSGGYAGLQQTPDNSFGTPNVLISSFWDPNTSGGIYSEVAYTGAQTISSRFGGEGDGYKTINPYQWSLNIWYNIALRAWKRDGKLYIGTFIQNQSSGIWFHTSTLAIPERTTFLGSGNDAFLENWVGTNPDYDGRYVRKAFFKDCWNLNTSNTWEKHTSRSFSANAGDEGRNGIYDRAFNSGYDTTEDAYFMEHGGNTQPSAGFGTGRTLSLPAQSNQGTTPTLTIGEVQSATAVANGNTVTVNWINNQLKSPQLSSKIELLNSSGTVVNTVNEVLPQKRSVAITSSLGTGTYSIRITLTDIFNQNSAPLTVPVTNGISGSTWYKIKNAASGLYLAIENSSTANSAFLVQSTSATGNGQKWKFNAYGTSYVIVNANSNKALDIAGGAQALNGNIIQYTVTNGANQNWNLIPVGANKYVIQSNLSNHYVLDNPGSSASSGTKIVQYSINGSAGSSNQQWLLEAQ; translated from the coding sequence ATGAAACCATTTACTACTTTTTCCTGGTTGTTACCGGCTTGGATTATCTTGTTATTTAGTATTCTATCTTGTCAGAAAAACATTATTGCTGAAACTACCCAGTTATCGATACCCAAAAAGAGTTCGGTAAATACAGCTCTTGTAAGCGGAGAAAATGCTGCTCCATCAGAACATCTATATTTTTCTTTTCCTTCTGATGCTATTGCTAAACTACATAAAATAAAAATTACGCAATCTGCCTATGCCGAATATTTTTCTGTGCATAATTATTCGGGCGGCTATGCAGGCTTACAGCAAACACCTGATAATTCTTTTGGAACACCAAACGTCCTTATATCCTCATTCTGGGATCCAAATACTTCTGGGGGGATTTATTCTGAAGTGGCTTACACCGGTGCACAAACCATTAGCAGTAGATTCGGAGGAGAGGGTGATGGATATAAAACAATTAATCCTTACCAATGGTCGCTTAATATCTGGTATAATATAGCTTTACGGGCATGGAAACGAGATGGAAAGCTATATATCGGTACTTTTATCCAAAATCAATCGAGTGGTATTTGGTTTCATACCAGTACATTGGCTATTCCTGAGCGCACTACCTTCCTGGGGTCGGGTAACGATGCGTTTTTAGAAAACTGGGTTGGAACTAATCCTGATTATGACGGAAGGTATGTTAGAAAAGCATTTTTTAAGGATTGTTGGAACTTAAATACAAGCAATACATGGGAAAAACATACCAGTAGAAGTTTTAGTGCCAATGCAGGAGATGAGGGTAGAAATGGGATTTACGATAGGGCTTTTAATTCAGGCTATGATACTACTGAAGATGCCTATTTTATGGAACATGGAGGAAATACCCAGCCGAGTGCCGGTTTTGGTACAGGAAGAACGTTAAGTCTTCCGGCACAAAGCAATCAGGGTACTACACCAACATTAACCATTGGAGAGGTACAATCTGCAACGGCTGTTGCCAATGGTAATACGGTTACGGTAAACTGGATAAATAATCAGCTAAAAAGCCCTCAACTTTCATCAAAAATTGAATTGTTGAATTCATCAGGTACCGTAGTTAATACTGTAAATGAGGTATTGCCGCAAAAAAGATCTGTAGCTATTACCAGCAGCCTAGGCACAGGTACTTATTCAATTAGAATTACCCTTACTGATATTTTTAACCAGAATTCGGCGCCATTAACGGTGCCGGTTACCAACGGTATTTCGGGGAGTACCTGGTATAAGATAAAAAATGCTGCGAGCGGCCTTTACCTCGCCATAGAAAATAGTAGTACAGCTAATAGCGCTTTTTTAGTTCAAAGTACAAGTGCCACCGGAAATGGTCAGAAGTGGAAGTTTAACGCGTATGGAACAAGTTATGTTATAGTGAATGCCAATAGCAATAAAGCATTGGATATTGCAGGAGGCGCGCAGGCATTAAATGGAAATATCATTCAGTACACCGTTACAAATGGGGCAAATCAAAATTGGAATTTAATTCCTGTCGGCGCTAATAAATATGTAATCCAAAGTAATCTTTCTAACCATTATGTTCTTGACAATCCAGGTAGTAGTGCAAGCAGTGGTACCAAGATTGTGCAGTACAGTATAAATGGTAGTGCTGGATCATCAAATCAGCAATGGCTTTTGGAAGCACAGTAA
- a CDS encoding dihydrofolate synthase/folylpolyglutamate synthase (product_source=KO:K11754; cath_funfam=3.40.1190.10,3.90.190.20; cog=COG0285; ko=KO:K11754; pfam=PF08245; superfamily=53244,53623; tigrfam=TIGR01499), whose translation MNFQQTLDFLYSKLPMFTRIGASAFKKDLTNTIILCEALDNPQDKFKSIHVAGTNGKGSTSHMLASVLQAQGYKTGLYTSPHLKDFRERIRINGKMISKTEVVSFVKEQQKLIEKTEPSFFEVTVALAFDHFAKHGVDVAVIEVGLGGRLDSTNIITPQISVITNISLDHMNMLGNTLTEIAGEKAGIIKKNIPVVIGETQEESAPVFISKAKAVGAPIVFADAELNARDFKIRKNKLSLSVYQNSEIKYKDLQSDLTGVYQHKNILTVLEAAAVLNEKTGINIDQEAIYKGISQVKKQTGLQGRWQTLSRNPLVICDTGHNEAGIAEVVKNIAQTPYQNLHIVFGMVKDKDISKVLSLMPKNATYYFCKPDLERGLAADELKEQAASVNLNGNSYASVAEAKEKAIQSANPKDLIFIGGSTFVVAEAI comes from the coding sequence ATGAACTTCCAACAAACGCTTGATTTTTTATACAGTAAACTCCCCATGTTTACCCGCATTGGCGCATCTGCTTTCAAAAAAGATTTAACCAATACCATCATTCTTTGTGAAGCTTTGGATAATCCGCAGGATAAATTTAAAAGCATCCATGTGGCGGGTACAAACGGAAAGGGCTCTACATCACACATGCTGGCTTCGGTACTACAGGCTCAAGGATATAAAACAGGATTGTACACCTCTCCCCATTTAAAAGATTTCCGCGAGCGCATCCGCATCAATGGAAAAATGATCAGCAAAACCGAAGTGGTATCATTTGTAAAGGAACAGCAAAAACTCATCGAAAAAACCGAGCCTTCATTTTTCGAAGTTACTGTCGCCCTTGCATTCGATCATTTTGCCAAACATGGGGTTGATGTGGCCGTAATTGAGGTGGGTTTGGGCGGAAGGTTAGATTCGACCAATATCATTACGCCGCAAATTTCGGTCATCACTAATATCAGCCTAGATCACATGAATATGCTGGGCAATACACTTACTGAAATCGCTGGCGAAAAGGCAGGTATCATTAAAAAAAATATTCCGGTTGTAATCGGCGAAACACAGGAAGAATCTGCTCCGGTTTTTATCAGTAAAGCTAAAGCAGTGGGTGCTCCTATTGTTTTTGCTGATGCGGAGTTAAATGCTCGGGATTTTAAGATCAGAAAGAATAAACTTTCCCTGTCTGTTTATCAGAATAGTGAAATTAAATACAAGGATCTTCAAAGCGATCTTACCGGCGTTTATCAGCACAAAAACATTTTAACCGTATTAGAAGCTGCAGCTGTGTTGAACGAGAAAACGGGAATTAATATTGATCAGGAAGCAATTTATAAAGGAATAAGCCAGGTTAAAAAACAAACCGGTTTGCAGGGGCGTTGGCAAACCTTAAGCAGAAATCCTTTAGTCATCTGCGATACCGGCCATAATGAAGCTGGCATTGCCGAGGTAGTTAAAAACATCGCACAAACCCCTTATCAAAACCTACATATTGTTTTTGGTATGGTTAAGGACAAGGATATTTCGAAAGTTTTATCCCTGATGCCTAAAAATGCGACATATTATTTTTGCAAGCCAGATTTAGAACGTGGTTTAGCAGCAGATGAGCTTAAAGAACAGGCGGCATCAGTTAATCTAAATGGCAACAGTTATGCATCGGTCGCCGAAGCAAAAGAAAAGGCTATTCAATCGGCTAATCCAAAAGATTTGATTTTTATTGGCGGAAGTACATTTGTAGTAGCCGAAGCGATATAA